CCTCAACTCCTGGTATCGCCTTACCTTTACAAATCATGGCTAACGGGATAAAAAATGGACTTGGGCCCAGGACTGCAAAGGTCCCATCTCTGTCACTGCTAGTTAATATGTGCCATTGCAAAACCCAGTTAAGCCAGATGACTATCTGGATAGACAAGTGAAAAATACAAAGACGAAGACATTGAGAAGACATGCCGGAGATTTgttcgttttttttcttcttcttttctctccgAAGTATTAAGATTTGTTCGTGATAATGTACCCATTTTGGAACACAAATTTAGAGATAAGAAGACGCTAATTTACCGATAAAATCCTAGTCTCAATGGAACAACTCAAATTTCGTAAGCATGCCATTACCTAAGTGGGGTGCAATATCATTACCGAAATCATCCCCACCATCAAATACCCCTCTCTCTCACTCTCTCCCGAGCCCCAATTACTTCTCTCTCCAAGGAGACCACATATGCATTTGTTTAAGCACACATATGCCATGTATATCTGCTACTAACTTCACCTACCATTCGAACATTCATGTATGATGATCCATGCATGCATATATATTTCCAGCTCCTCTACATCTGTGCCCATGCATGCATGCATGATTCATCGTACAAATAGAATTTATGTTGTCTAACACACACAATGGCTGCTAAAACGTTAAACACTATAACGGTGAAATCATTTACGACTCGAGGCCGTAAACGTTTGAAAAACAACAGAAGCGAAACCTGGGAACTTGTCGAATGAAGAGGTTGTACAATTCAGTCCAAGTGATTCAACTGAATCAGAAACATGTCTCCATAGTAAATCTTGGGACGACTTTGTTACCTTATTTGAAGTAGATGTTATTGATACAGACATCGTGGATGGCCGGAAAACTTGAACCACTTTCCTTAAAGTATTGCCAATATCTGTACAGCTATCGTTGTACTTCTTTCGGGACGATGGAGATTGTAACCCAATACCTTCAAAGCTTGCATAACTAAAACCATCTTCAGGTGTGACATGAATTGTAGAATAATTTTCACCATCTATACCATTCATTGAATACCCACAAGGATCAAACCCAAAATCACAAATTATTGACTTCGGATTAATATTTCTTATACCAGTAATTTCAGTCATCTCGTTTCCAACTACTTCCCCACAGTTATCATCTCCGGGTCGCCGGAAAAACTTACGTGTCAAAACTCTGTCAAGCTCGGTCATGCAAACCTCTACAGTAACCACCTCATCATCATCAATATCATCCTCATGTATGGTCATCATGTTATCATGATCAATACCATCACTTGCCGTATAAACATGCCATGAATGAGAAGAAGATTTCTTGGTTTTCTTTGACGGAGGAGGCATAATTGAAGCTTTTCTAAAGCAAAGATTTGCAGGTAAATTATTTTCCAAGTAAATAATCTCCTCTCTAAAACTAGTGTGAGGGAAAAGCTGACTCTTGGGAAAAATAAAATTACCGCGGGTGTACCTACACCCTATCACAGTGAGACCCATCTGATGAGCGTGAGATAGAAATAGAGGGACAGATTTCAATAATTGGGTGGTCCCACATGTTTTGATGATGATCTTTGTCGGATAAACAAAAAGACTTGACTCCGATAAAACGTATGAATCGAAAAAACGGTTGCCAACTGCAGAAACAACGGTACATTGAACAGCATCTAAGATTtcttcaagtgactgaaaattgagaTTCCGGAAACCGTTTCTTAGTGTCTTTGGATCATCTCCTGTGAATTGGAGTTCTAAACGTTTTTCAAAACCTTCAAAACCCGATACAGCCATGGATtctagatagatagatagataaagAGAGTGAGTGAGTAGGAGATTGGCTTATTACTTGATGGGTAGAGCAATGAGCTGTGGTATGGTTCTGAGAGAGCAGGAGATAGGGCTAGGATGGGCATGGTTTGGTAGTGAGAACGAGAATGCAATTTATAGGAGGAGAGAATTGGTGAATGTAAGTAAGTGAGATAGAGAATGGGGAGGGCATGCGTGTGAGGCAACCAGAGAGAATGATCGCAGGCATAATTAGTGAAGGAGATGCATGATAATGCGTGAAATTTTGTAGTTATTGTGCAGTTGAGGTTGTGATGACTAGTGAGATGTTTATGTCATACGGAAAGACAACAACCGTAGAGAAATGGAAAATTAAGGCCATGCGCATATAGCTAGTGGGGTAGTaaggtttttttcttttgtgtattcaAGTTATTTATTTCAGTTATTATTCGGAAATGTTATTCACTTCCCTACCTGCTCTCTCCAATCCAAACTCCCATCTCTATCTCACTTACTTACAAGAAATCAGGGAGATTAATATTATTAGATAAATAGTATTGTTACAGGAAACCAGTTGGAAGCTGAACAAGCTAAGCCCCAATAACGTACTACTAAATTAGTTGAACAGGTTATCGTGCTAGTCTACCAGCGAGCATCATGAGGGAATCAACTAAGGGATCCGAACAAGATAGGGGAGCTGATTATGGCTCAAAACGGGCAAATTAACTCTATCTTCCATatcaaattatgaatattgctctATCGGTGACTCGAACCTTGGACATCCTGGAACCCATCAACCTTTGAGGAACGGGAATGACTAGCTGAACTAGCTACCCGTTTTTTctaatatacatttttttttatttatagatTTGATAAATTTAAATAATCGTCGGAATTAATAATACATCATTAACAATTAACAGAGCTATCTAATACAAGATGGAGTTGATTAGCTTTTCTAATATTATAATGGAGTTTTTGAGTAATACAGAGAGAGGGAGTAATATTCCAATTGAGATTAAAGTCGTTAAATttcgtttttttaggtttttctttATTTGAAGCATGCATATATTAAAAAAGAAACTAAATTGTTATTATACGAGGGGATGTGATTCCCCTGGAATCGCTTAATAGAATATGGTTAAGAAAATCCGGGTTCGACCGGTCCCATATTGAGGTCGAGTAGTTTCCAGCTTGGCTACCGTCCACCGCATAGTTCGCTAGACCATCTGCTGCTTGGTTTCCTTCTCTGTAATTGTGCTGAATAGCACAACATGAAATTCGCCTTTCTAATTAATTTATGTGTCGTAATATTTATAGTTCTGTGGACCTAATAAAAACCAAGAAAATTGGGATAAGATTTATCTATCTTATTCGTTTCTTTCAAAATAGATAAATGTTGTTTTCCCATTTTGATTATATACCAGACTTTCACAATTACCTTCTATACTGAAATTTCCAAAATACTCTTCCTTTGTCCATGATCCTGCTTAAAGTAGTCCGCTTCTGTTTCTTGCAGGTTTGTGTCGAATTTGGTCCTGCTCTTCCTCTTTCAGAGGTACTTGCATTATCTCTTCGTATTAGTTCAAAACTTGAAGGTTTATTTTCTGCATCAACATTTATCTTATGGTTATTTTTGTCTGGAGCTTCCACAATGCATTCTTTTCTTTTGTGTGTGTGTCTTGTTTAGGGacctttttaatagtttttttctgAGACCAGAACCGTAAATGACTCTGAGTTTCTAAAGCTAGTTCCTTGAGAATTTTTCCATTTCTTGAACGGCTTTTGTACGTCTCTCTTTCCATATATACCACATTTTGGTTAAAGCTTGGTTTAAGTTATATGTATAGGTATTCCATTTCACAGTTTTGTATCCAATTCCtgcaaatataaaagaaaattaatAGAAGTGCTCAGCTGCACTTGCAGAAGATTTAGAGATAGTTCCCAAATTACTTTGGGGCAATGCTAGAAAGAATTTTCTAATTTTTCTTCATACTCACCACAGAAGGTATAAAGTGGTGAAACATCTTTGACAATCTCATAAAGTTTAGAATTAATTGATAAAGCATTTTGAAGAGATTTCCGGAGGAAAAGTTTAATTCTTTGAGATACTCCtaaattccataaggattttcaGAGTCGTCCATTTTAAATTAGAGAATTTGATTcctaatttatttaatttttcataCATTGATTTAATCGTGAATTCTCATTGAGTGGTTAAATTTCATTTAAGTTTATCTTTCTTAAGAATATTATGGTTATCTACAAACAAGTTAATCCTAAAAATTTTATCTGCTACAAATTCAGAAAACAGAGATCTAATGAGGTTAACATTCTTCTTTTTGTTAACTGAATCAATTAGATCATCtacaagtgttagatgaatgttatTAAGGTTGCAATATAATGCTAGCTTACTACCTAGCCCTGATATCCGATTATCTTCCCAGATACAAATACTTTTGCCATCTCCTATTTCTCAGGTGTTCTTTTGATCATTGATTCCAGACTTTGACTTATGCATTTCAACATCTAAGAACTAAAATCTTAATTTTTAGCTCTCAAATCGGAAGATTTTCTAAAAATTTAGAATTGAGTAAATATTCCCATAGTGAGTTAAGCTCACTAATTAATCTCCAAGCCACATTTGCAAGCATTTCCATATTAAATTTATGATCATCTCTAAATCCAAGACTCCATTTATAAATGGGTTTACAGAGATGAGACCAAGCTTTTGGATAGTATTCtgtggtttttgattttatcGCCCCACAAGTTTCTTGGAATGGCATCTATTTTATGTGTGATCTTGTTAGGGATTAAAAAACATCCTATTCGGAATGCAGAGATACTTGGTAGCATTGATTTCTTCAGGACCATTTTACTTGTACTAGGGAGAACTTGGATTTTCCATCCCTAGACTTTGTGTTCCATTTTTTACGGTTATTTAAAAAAATTTGATCTTAGATCTATCTATAAAGATAGGAACACCTAAATAGGAGTCTTTCAAATCTATATGTTTTATTTTGAGAAGTTTAGACATTGTTCATCGACGCTTTGGGTGAACTCTTTTACTGAAGAATAGTCCAGATGtttttaaaattttcaatttcCTAGAAGGCCTACTAAACATTTCAATAGTATATAGAAGATTTTTACATTCTATTAAGCTAACTTTAGCAAATAGGAGGTAGCTGTCAGCAAAGCTTAAGTGGGAAATATGTTACTTTTCTGAAATATTTTTATTCTATGTaagattttgatttttatctGAGATATAAAGAGTCTACGGAAATTTTCCATGCATATTGCGAAAATATAAGGAGACAAGGGATCTCCCTGGCGAAGACCTCGAGTAGGATGGGGAACAGTTTATGGCACTCTATTGTGAAGAACAACGATTGAAGAAGTGGAGATATAATGTTCCATAAGAGAATAAGAGGCTTGTTTACCCAAAAGACTTGAGAGTTTTTTTAGAAAATGTTCCTAGTTGACCTTAAAGAGGGCTTTTGACATATCTATTTTAACCCCCAACCCCCCctgttctgtttttttttgtttttaaaggtGTGGGATATTTCATGAGCCATATAATATTATCTGAAATTTCTCTAGTGAACAAGAATGACGATTGAGAATGAATGGCACTCTTTAGCAGGGTTTGATTATGTTAGCTATAATCTTTGttataattttatatattaaaTTACATAAACCAATTAGTTTGAATAAACTAGGATCCTTCGATTGTTTGATTTTAGGAATAAAGAAAAgatgtgttttatttatttttggatgcATTGATTTTTGATCTCTGAGGGAGTAAAATTTGACGCACTTGTAAACTTAAAGGCGTTGTTGAGTTTGGTCAAGCATTAAATCCCGAATGTGCTATAGGATTTGGATGTGTTTGTTACTCAAAGACGTTGAAAAGTTTTAAACCTTGTGAAGCTCATATATGTTATAGAGATTGCATGAACTCATGAGTTAAGTTGTTGTAGGGTTGAAACCTTATTTTTAGAGGATGAGTCGTGGTTGAGTCATGATCACGAGATTGAGACTCAAGGTTTGCTCACGAAACTTAGGATCGAATAACTTTCATAAGGTCGGGAGTTGAGTCTCGCTAATGAGGCACAAATTCGATTACGCCCATGAAACTCGTTTATGCCTTAACGGGTTAATCAGGCTTAAACCTGCTAGATAATTTCAAATAACCATTTTACTCATAATTTTGGTCGTCGAAAAATCAACATATACAACATCGTGTTTTCCAGTTTGCTTATAGAAAATTTCGTCAATTTAAAACTTTTATATGCATAAGTCTGAGTTTGTACTTCATGGGAGTATAGGCCATGAAAATATTAAATAAGCACATGTGGCAAAGCTCGAGCTATCGATACTGATATCTAATAAAATTTATTACGATTCTATTGATATGGTATTTGTTATATATTAAGTAGGTCGATTTTAGGAGGCTTGCAATACGACCAAAAATTATTCTTCTGCCAATCACCTAAAATGTttcaggaaaagaaaaaaaatattttcttgttaTATTAGTTCAAAATAAAACATGAAATAATCAAGCAGATTGATTAACAATTTATTTCAAATACAATCCAAAATACACATTCCTCTATAAAATTCTAGTAAATTGATCAATTGAGTTCGAttaat
This genomic interval from Papaver somniferum cultivar HN1 unplaced genomic scaffold, ASM357369v1 unplaced-scaffold_154, whole genome shotgun sequence contains the following:
- the LOC113336739 gene encoding S-adenosylmethionine decarboxylase proenzyme 4-like, which translates into the protein MAVSGFEGFEKRLELQFTGDDPKTLRNGFRNLNFQSLEEILDAVQCTVVSAVGNRFFDSYVLSESSLFVYPTKIIIKTCGTTQLLKSVPLFLSHAHQMGLTVIGCRYTRGNFIFPKSQLFPHTSFREEIIYLENNLPANLCFRKASIMPPPSKKTKKSSSHSWHVYTASDGIDHDNMMTIHEDDIDDDEVVTVEVCMTELDRVLTRKFFRRPGDDNCGEVVGNEMTEITGIRNINPKSIICDFGFDPCGYSMNGIDGENYSTIHVTPEDGFSYASFEGIGLQSPSSRKKYNDSCTDIGNTLRKVVQVFRPSTMSVSITSTSNKVTKSSQDLLWRHVSDSVESLGLNCTTSSFDKFPGFASVVFQTFTASSRK